Genomic segment of Rhodocaloribacter litoris:
AGCTCATGAAAAAGGGAGTCGGCCGGCTGCCCGTCGAGGTACAGGCGGGTCCAGCCGGCGGCCGGGTCGTTCGTCACGGCCACGTGATGCCACCGGCCGTCGGCGACGGGGTGCTGCGTCCGCAGGGCGTGGTGCCGGCCCGGCTGCCCGTAATACGCCAGGAACCGCCCCCGGCCGTCGACGACGAGCTCGAGCGGGTACGCCGTCCGCTCTTCCCCGGTCCACGTCGAGAGGACGACCTCGTTCAGGCCGGTGGTACGCAGCCAGAACTCGACCGTGAACGCCGCCCGCAGGCCCAGATCGGGCACGGCCTGCCGGCGTAGCAGCAGGGGCACCGTCGCCGGATCGAACGCGAGGACCCGGTTCTCGCCTTCAAACGCCTGCCGGAGCGATACCGGCGCCGTCACCTGCAACGCATCCTGCCGTTCCAGCTGTACCCGTCCGGTGCGCACGTGCCGGAGGAGCGGGGTCAGCACACACAGGGCACGGCCGGGCAATTCCCCCGTCTGCACCCGAAAAACCAGTTCGTGCCCGCCCCGCAAGGGCTGCCCGGCCAGGACGTCGTAGGTGCCCGCCTGGCCGGAGACGGCCTGAACCGTCGCGGCAACGGGTTCGTACCCGTAGCGCAGGATCCTGACCTCGCGCAGTTGCCACCCCGCCGGCAGTTCGATCCGGAACCCATCGGCGACGCGACGCCCCTCCCACGTGACGAACAGGTTGGCCGCCTGGCCGGCCGTGAGGTGTTCGGGGACGTGTATCTCCTGGAACTGCCCGAACGCAGGCACCCCACCCAGCAGCATCGCCCAGACGATGCCCGGCCAGACACCCGCGTGCTTGCAGCAAGAGAACATCGGCTACGTTCCGGTGGGGGCGACAAACACAACGCACCGCAGCAAGCGACGGTCGCGCTGTGGGACGGGACGTAGCGCGTCCCGAACAGAACGGCGTCTAAAATAGGGGCGTGCCGCCACGGTGTCAATGCCGGCCCGGCCCGGCGCCCCCCGCACGGGCCGTCCTCCGGGTGCCGGGCCCCGGTCCCTACCGGATGTGGAAAGCTGCCAGGGCCTCGGCACGCTTCCACAGCTGCATGGCCTGCTGGAAGTCGGGCTCGATGGGGTTGAAGATGGGATAGCCGGCCTCGCTCCGGTAGAGGCGCTGGGCGAGTCGAGCCTTGAGCAGGGTGGCGAGCACCGCCCGGTGCGCCTCCGCCTCCGACCGGGCAAAGCGTCCTTCCGCGGGAGCCGCCGCTCCGTCGCTTACCAGGTGCAGCGGCCCCTCCTCCGCCGCATAGCGCCAGAACTCCTGCCAGAGCGCCTCGTCCACCTCGAACGTTTGCATGAAGGCCTCCTGACGATCCGCCCACTGCTCCCGGAGGGCACGTTCGTGGCGGTTGAACCAGTCGCGAATGAAGCGAACGTCGAGCGCACGCTCGCGAACGGCCATCACGACGGGAGCCAGGAAGGGATGGGTGCTGTCTGCGGTGACGACGACATCCGGCAGGATCCCCCCGCCCCCGACGACGACGCGCCCGTGCGCCGTCTTGTACTTGAGCGAATCGGGCACCTCGTCAAGGTTCAGCTCGCGCGTGGCGACCTTCTGCTCGAAATAGCCTTCGAGGTCACCGTTCTCGTAGGGCGTCTGGATGAGGCGACCGGCCGGCGTGTAGTACCGGGAGACGGTCACCTGCAGCACACTGCCGTCCGAGAGGGGGAACGGGCGCTGCACGAGCGCCTTGCCGAAGGTGCGGCGCCCGACGATGAGGGCCCGGTCGTGGTCCTGCAGGGCTCCGGCGACGATCTCGCTGCCGGAGGCCGAGTTGCCGTTGACGAGCACGATGACCGGCTCCTCCTCGAAGAGACCACCCGGCGTGGAGCGATCGACCTCACTCTCGGCCGGGTTGCGCCCGCGCGTATACACGATGGTCTTACCTGCCTTCAGGAGTTCGTCGGCCACCTGCACCGCCGTCTGCTTGATGCCGCCCGGGTTGTCCCGCAGGTCCAGGATGAGCCGCTGCATGCCCCGGGCTTTGAGGCGCCGCATGTGCTCGACGAACTCCTGGTGCGTGGTCATGGCAAAACGACCGATGCGGACGTAGCCGGTCCGGTCGTCGACCATATAAGCGCTGTCGATGCTGTAGAGGGGAATCTGGTCGCGGGTGATGACGAAATCGAGGGGCCTGCGGGCGCCGGGCCGGATCACCGTGACTTTCACCTTCGTCCCGACGAGACCCTTGAGCCGTTTCTGGATGGCCTGGGAGTTCATTCCGATGGCACTCGAATCGTTGATGGCGACGATGCGGTCGCCGGGCATGAGGCCGACCATCTCGCTCGGCCCGTCGGGGATGGTGGAGGTCACCTTGGCCGTATCCTTTTCGGTGGCCGCCGGCTCGAACCAGATGCCGATGCCGCCGAACGACCCGCGGTAACTCTCCTGCAACTCGGCCACCTCCTCGGCCGGGATGAAGGTCGAGTGGGGGTCGAGGGCCTTCAGCATGCCGGCGATGGCACTCTCGGCAAGCACTTTGGGATTCACCTTCTCGACGTACTGCCGGTCGATCACGAGGAAGGCGTCTTCGAGCTTCTTCAGTTGCTCGAAGGTGTCGTCACCGGAGACGGCAGCGTCGATCTGCATGCCCAGTGCCGCACCCAGCAACAGCAGGATCACGGCAAAGAGAAGGGAGCGCTTTTTCGGTCGCGTATGCATGACAACGTCGGTCGGTCGGCCTGATGGCGTGTTCGAGGGAGCGCAGCGGGCGAGCCGTCGCGGCGCGTACAGCATCAACGCGGCAGGCCGCCGGGCGTTTCAACGGAGGGGCGCACGTCCCTTTCCTGTAACCTTTTCACCGGCTGTAGCGTCTTTCCGGGCGTCGAAAAGGTCGACTTTCAATTGCGGGCGGCGCACAGCTCCAGCGTGAACCTGAACGAGTACGAACAACACGTCCTCCGTCACCAGCACCGGGTCTACGGCCTGGCCTGCTACCTGCTGGGTAACCGGGAAGAAGCCGAGGATGTGACCCAGGAGGTGTTGCTACGGCTGTGGGACCATCGCCATGCGGTGGATCCGGAGCGGCTGCCGGGCTGGCTGCTGCGCGTCACCCGCAACGCCTGCATCGACACGCTGCGCCGTCGACAAACCTACCGGAGCATGATCCGGAACGATCCGGAGGGGGTAGACAGCGCTCCGGCACCGGAACGGCTCCCGGACGCCCACGCCGCCACCACCCTGTTCCAGGAGCACCTGATCCAGGCCCTGAACCAGCTCGACGAACCCTATCGCAGCATCGTGATTCTCCGCGAAATCCAGGCGTTGAAATACGAGGAGATCAGCGAGGCGCTGGAGCTGCCGCTGAACACGGTGAAGGTGTACCTGCACCGTGCCCGCAAGACCCTTCGCAGGCTGTTAGAGGAGGTGTACGACCGTGCAACCGTTTGACCCACTGCCGGAGCCTGAGGACGACCTCATCGAGCGCTATCTCGACGGCGACCTGTCGCCCGGAGCGGCGGCGGCGCTCGAGCGCCGTCTGGCCGACGCCGGCCGGTCGGAGGTACTCCGGCTGGCCGAACGGATACGGGACGACCTTCGCACCCTACCCGTGCCGTCGTGTCCTCCTCATGTGACACGGGCGGTGTTGCAGGCGGCACGGCAGCGGGCCCGCAGGGACCGGCGCCGACACGGGCACCCACAGGATCGACGCTGCACCTGGCAACCGGTGCTGGCCATGGTCCTGCTGCTGGGCCTCGCCCTGGTGGCCGCCCTCATCGGCCGTCCCGCACAGCCCTCCCCGGACGACCCCGCCATACAACGCGCCCTGGTCGAGGTCAAGTGGACGCTTGCCCTCGTCTCCGAGGTAGGCCGCCAGACCGGAGCCTCCGTCAGCCGGGCCATGCTCGGCCCCCGCACCGACCTTCCCCGAGACGCTGCCGAACCCTCCAAGACGCCATGACACACACACCGACCGTGGCATACCGTGCCCGTCTCCTCACAGGCCTCCTGCTGCTCGTCCTGCCGGGCGTTCCGTCCTTCGCTCAGACCCCCCTCGAAGACGATCCCGGCTTCCTGGACCTGGCCTCGATGACCGCCTGGTTCGACCGGGAACCGACGCTGGAGGTGGACATCCAGGGTTCCTTGTTGCGCCTGGTCGCCGAAGCCTCTCGCTACGACGATCCCGAACTGGCCGACTTGCTGACCCGCCTGCGTGCCATCCAGGTTCGCGGCTTTCCCCTGCCCCGAACCCGCTTCAACGAGATCGCCCGCCGCACGGCCGAGGTGGCCACCCGCCTCGAAGCCGCCGGATGGGATACCGTCCTCCGCGTGCGCGACTACGACGAACAGGTGCACATGTACGTTCGCGTGCACGACAACGCCATCGCCGGCATGGTCGTCTTCGTCGTCAAACCCGGCTACGACGAAACAGTCTTCGTCAACATCGTGGGGGAGATCGACCCCGAGCAGGTCGGCCGCCTCGGGCGCAAGTTCAGCTTTGGACGGCTGGAACGCTGATCCGGCGCGTTTCAACGGATCGGAAACCCGCCATCCCCGGCCCGCCGTACCGGCCCCTCCTGCGCCGTGCGGACCGGTGCCAGAAACCCCGATCCGCCCTCGTCGTATGCCGGGGTGCTCGTACGCGGCTTCTTCTCTTCAACATCTACGGGACACACATGCGCAGCAAAGGTACGCTTGGTTTGCTCATCGTGCTCATGCTGGTCGGGCTGGCCGGCTGTGCCGGTTGTACCACCTACAACAACCTGGTCGAGGCCGAAGAGCGGGTGGAACAGGCCTGGGCCAACGTGGAGACGACCTACCAGCGACGGGCCGACCTCATTCCCAACCTGGTCAACGTCGTGAAAGGGGCGGCCGACTTCGAACAGGAGACGCTGGAGGCGGTCACCAGCGCCCGCGCCCGGGCCACCTCGATCACGCTTTCGGTGGATGACCTGAGCGACCCGGCCAAGGTCGAACAGTACCTGGCGGCCCAGCAGCAGCTCGGCAGCGCGCTCGGCCGGCTCCTGGCCGTGGCGGAAAACTACCCGCAGCTCCGTGCCACGGAGGCTTTCCGCGACCTCCAGGCCCAGCTCGAAGGCACGGAGAACCGCATCAACGTGGCCCGGCGGGACTACAACGAGGCCGTCCGCGAATACAACGTCCGGGTGCGGCGTTTCCCGAACGCGCTCTTCGCCGGCCTCTTCGGTTTCGAGCCGCGTACGCCCTTCGAGGCCCAGCCCG
This window contains:
- a CDS encoding LemA family protein, which codes for MRSKGTLGLLIVLMLVGLAGCAGCTTYNNLVEAEERVEQAWANVETTYQRRADLIPNLVNVVKGAADFEQETLEAVTSARARATSITLSVDDLSDPAKVEQYLAAQQQLGSALGRLLAVAENYPQLRATEAFRDLQAQLEGTENRINVARRDYNEAVREYNVRVRRFPNALFAGLFGFEPRTPFEAQPGAEKAPTVDFN
- a CDS encoding RNA polymerase sigma factor gives rise to the protein MNLNEYEQHVLRHQHRVYGLACYLLGNREEAEDVTQEVLLRLWDHRHAVDPERLPGWLLRVTRNACIDTLRRRQTYRSMIRNDPEGVDSAPAPERLPDAHAATTLFQEHLIQALNQLDEPYRSIVILREIQALKYEEISEALELPLNTVKVYLHRARKTLRRLLEEVYDRATV
- a CDS encoding DUF4252 domain-containing protein; this encodes MTHTPTVAYRARLLTGLLLLVLPGVPSFAQTPLEDDPGFLDLASMTAWFDREPTLEVDIQGSLLRLVAEASRYDDPELADLLTRLRAIQVRGFPLPRTRFNEIARRTAEVATRLEAAGWDTVLRVRDYDEQVHMYVRVHDNAIAGMVVFVVKPGYDETVFVNIVGEIDPEQVGRLGRKFSFGRLER
- a CDS encoding S41 family peptidase yields the protein MHTRPKKRSLLFAVILLLLGAALGMQIDAAVSGDDTFEQLKKLEDAFLVIDRQYVEKVNPKVLAESAIAGMLKALDPHSTFIPAEEVAELQESYRGSFGGIGIWFEPAATEKDTAKVTSTIPDGPSEMVGLMPGDRIVAINDSSAIGMNSQAIQKRLKGLVGTKVKVTVIRPGARRPLDFVITRDQIPLYSIDSAYMVDDRTGYVRIGRFAMTTHQEFVEHMRRLKARGMQRLILDLRDNPGGIKQTAVQVADELLKAGKTIVYTRGRNPAESEVDRSTPGGLFEEEPVIVLVNGNSASGSEIVAGALQDHDRALIVGRRTFGKALVQRPFPLSDGSVLQVTVSRYYTPAGRLIQTPYENGDLEGYFEQKVATRELNLDEVPDSLKYKTAHGRVVVGGGGILPDVVVTADSTHPFLAPVVMAVRERALDVRFIRDWFNRHERALREQWADRQEAFMQTFEVDEALWQEFWRYAAEEGPLHLVSDGAAAPAEGRFARSEAEAHRAVLATLLKARLAQRLYRSEAGYPIFNPIEPDFQQAMQLWKRAEALAAFHIR